The following are from one region of the Lacinutrix sp. Bg11-31 genome:
- a CDS encoding NAD(P)/FAD-dependent oxidoreductase: MEHVVIIGNGISGVTAARHIRKNSDKKITIISAETNHFFSRTALMYIYMGHMKYEHTKPYEDYFWKKNRIELKNAYVKTIDTNAKTLHFAEGDTLNYDKLVIATGSKPNKFGWPGQDLEGAQGLYSKQDLDSLERNAPNNKVCKRAVIVGGGLIGIELAEMLNSRNIPVTFLVREDSFWNGVLPEGESAMINRHIKNHHIDLRLGFNLKEIKADDNGKVKSIVITETEEEIECNVVGLTAGVAPNISFIKDSRIETNRGVLVNRHLETNIPDVYAIGDCAEQRDSGIDQRRPIEAVWYTGRMMGEALAQTICGNRREYKPGHWFNSAKFLDIEYQTYGWVYGERGRPEYEKHFHWIHEDDTKCITVAYHKDTKEFLGINTFGIRMRHETFDRWLTEKRDVDYVITNLLEANFDPEFYKHFEKDILAAYKKNLQTA; the protein is encoded by the coding sequence ATGGAACATGTAGTTATTATAGGAAATGGAATTTCAGGCGTGACTGCTGCTAGGCATATTAGAAAAAATTCTGATAAAAAAATCACAATCATCTCTGCCGAAACCAATCATTTTTTCTCTCGCACTGCATTAATGTACATATATATGGGACACATGAAGTATGAGCACACTAAGCCTTATGAGGATTACTTTTGGAAAAAAAACAGAATCGAACTTAAAAACGCTTATGTAAAAACTATTGATACCAATGCTAAAACGCTTCATTTTGCAGAAGGCGATACTTTAAATTACGACAAATTAGTTATTGCCACAGGTAGTAAACCAAACAAGTTTGGTTGGCCAGGACAAGATTTAGAAGGTGCGCAAGGTTTGTACAGCAAGCAAGATCTTGATAGTTTAGAACGTAATGCACCAAATAATAAAGTGTGTAAACGTGCAGTAATTGTTGGTGGTGGATTAATTGGTATCGAATTGGCCGAAATGCTAAACTCACGCAACATTCCTGTTACCTTTTTAGTAAGAGAAGATAGTTTTTGGAACGGTGTTTTACCAGAAGGAGAAAGCGCAATGATTAACAGACATATAAAAAACCACCATATAGATTTACGTTTAGGTTTTAACTTAAAAGAAATTAAAGCAGACGACAATGGAAAAGTAAAATCTATAGTTATTACCGAAACTGAAGAGGAAATAGAATGCAATGTTGTTGGATTAACAGCAGGAGTTGCACCAAATATTAGCTTTATAAAAGACTCTAGAATAGAAACCAATCGTGGTGTTTTAGTAAACAGACATTTAGAAACAAACATTCCAGATGTTTATGCTATTGGAGATTGTGCAGAGCAGCGCGATAGTGGTATTGATCAACGTAGACCAATTGAAGCTGTATGGTATACTGGTAGAATGATGGGTGAAGCATTAGCACAAACCATTTGCGGTAATAGACGAGAATACAAACCTGGACATTGGTTTAACTCTGCGAAATTCTTGGATATAGAATACCAAACTTATGGTTGGGTATATGGAGAACGTGGTCGTCCAGAATACGAAAAGCACTTTCACTGGATTCATGAAGACGATACAAAATGTATAACAGTAGCATACCATAAAGACACTAAAGAATTTTTAGGAATAAATACTTTTGGTATTAGAATGCGACACGAAACATTCGATCGCTGGTTAACCGAAAAACGTGATGTAGATTATGTAATAACAAATCTACTTGAAGCCAACTTTGATCCAGAATTTTACAAGCATTTTGAAAAAGACATTCTTGCTGCTTACAAAAAAAACCTACAAACTGCATAA
- a CDS encoding 4Fe-4S dicluster domain-containing protein, with protein sequence MSNKINHSMSLAKPDAQDISTKQKIALATGLVGLLILVLAFFNIDFPNRAVFLALSLGLITVGTVVYSRDAYLTKLEGIKNDGVWFKSISSRGVIGWALGVVLTAFYIVLYFYPQFLGLGANGSANTGLIALFDPLSNLLSGRNASQWFVYGTLYTIAIAVFGYKFILKYRHNKYQQLRTVSVIFFQLGFAYLIPEFMYVMNSDLPYYDLKSVWPLNYYLFQDYHLNQFLGAGNIGIALIIFGIVSTLVITPILTYKYGKRWYCSWVCGCGGLAETAGDSFRQLSSKKMSAWKLERWLIHTVLVFSVIMTVAVVSSFLKGSWQDGVFVEGNYWLSNEGFLIAIGVLLTIVFVGVMVFKRNELGKDARYGAIGYAIVILSLFAIYFTGTNEEIFFIKSSTLKTAYGFYIGSIFSGVIGTGFYPILGNRSWCRFGCPMAAILGFQQRLFSRFRITTNGGQCISCGNCSNSCEMGIDVRAYAQKGENIVRSSCVGCGVCSAVCPRGVLKLENDSMDGRINPTEVLLGNDVDLMDLLNKN encoded by the coding sequence ATGAGTAATAAAATAAACCATAGCATGTCTCTTGCAAAACCAGATGCACAAGACATTTCAACAAAACAAAAAATAGCACTAGCTACTGGATTAGTAGGATTATTAATACTAGTCTTAGCCTTTTTTAATATCGATTTCCCAAATAGAGCAGTTTTTCTAGCTTTATCACTAGGCTTAATTACTGTTGGAACTGTTGTGTATTCTAGAGATGCATATTTAACAAAATTAGAAGGAATAAAAAACGATGGCGTATGGTTTAAATCTATCTCATCTCGTGGTGTTATTGGTTGGGCATTAGGTGTTGTTTTAACTGCTTTTTATATCGTACTTTATTTCTATCCGCAATTTTTAGGCTTAGGAGCAAATGGATCTGCAAATACTGGCTTAATAGCTTTATTCGATCCTTTAAGCAACTTATTAAGTGGCAGAAATGCAAGTCAATGGTTTGTTTATGGTACACTTTACACAATAGCAATTGCCGTTTTTGGTTATAAATTTATATTAAAATACCGCCACAATAAATACCAACAATTACGTACTGTCTCAGTTATCTTTTTTCAATTAGGTTTTGCTTATTTGATTCCAGAATTTATGTATGTAATGAATAGCGACCTACCTTATTACGACTTAAAAAGTGTCTGGCCTCTAAACTATTATCTTTTTCAAGATTACCACTTGAACCAATTTCTTGGCGCAGGAAATATTGGGATTGCCTTAATAATTTTTGGTATCGTTTCTACATTAGTTATCACTCCTATTTTAACTTACAAGTATGGAAAACGTTGGTATTGTTCTTGGGTTTGTGGTTGTGGTGGTTTAGCCGAAACTGCTGGAGATTCTTTTAGACAATTATCTTCTAAAAAAATGTCTGCTTGGAAATTAGAACGTTGGTTAATTCATACTGTATTGGTTTTTTCTGTTATAATGACGGTTGCAGTTGTAAGCTCTTTCTTAAAAGGCAGCTGGCAAGATGGCGTATTTGTAGAAGGTAATTATTGGTTAAGCAACGAAGGCTTTTTAATAGCTATTGGAGTGCTTTTAACCATTGTATTTGTAGGAGTCATGGTTTTTAAAAGAAATGAATTAGGTAAAGATGCACGTTATGGTGCCATTGGATATGCAATTGTAATTCTTTCTTTATTCGCCATTTATTTTACAGGAACAAATGAAGAAATCTTTTTTATAAAATCTAGCACACTTAAAACTGCTTATGGTTTTTATATTGGTTCAATTTTTTCTGGTGTTATTGGTACAGGTTTTTACCCAATATTAGGAAATAGATCTTGGTGTCGTTTTGGCTGCCCAATGGCTGCAATTCTAGGATTCCAACAACGTTTATTTTCAAGATTCAGAATTACAACAAACGGAGGACAATGTATCTCATGTGGTAATTGTTCTAATAGCTGCGAAATGGGAATCGATGTTCGTGCTTACGCTCAAAAAGGAGAAAACATTGTGCGCTCAAGTTGTGTTGGTTGTGGTGTTTGTAGCGCTGTTTGCCCAAGAGGTGTATTAAAATTAGAGAACGATAGTATGGATGGAAGAATAAATCCGACTGAAGTATTACTAGGAAACGATGTAGACTTAATGGATTTATTAAATAAGAATTAA
- a CDS encoding toxin-antitoxin system YwqK family antitoxin: MKNTLLILVLLISFNAFAEKTYSKTYYSNGTLKAEGWIENKLKTDYWKFYHQNGNLEKAGEFNNNLHTGFWKFYHHNSNLEAEGHFLNSKRSGFWAYFFEDKTINKVGNFENGKETGFWKEYFTNGNIMREGIYSNGFFIGYWKFYHFSGKLKKEGNFANGKPIEYWKNYYNNGNIKSEGLFINGQQDGFWSYYFDNGKQEKTGFYKSGLETKYWTFYKNNGTKEKEGHFVNGKKVDWWLFYNNMNKVNRKCQLKNNQKNGYCLMYKNEKLVSASKFSEGKKIKTWTDLAAFKKENKLSDLK; encoded by the coding sequence ATGAAAAACACACTACTCATATTAGTACTACTTATAAGTTTTAACGCTTTCGCGGAAAAAACCTACTCGAAAACCTACTATAGTAATGGTACTTTAAAAGCCGAAGGCTGGATAGAAAACAAACTTAAAACAGACTATTGGAAATTTTATCATCAAAACGGAAACTTAGAAAAAGCAGGTGAATTTAATAATAATTTACACACTGGTTTTTGGAAATTTTATCACCACAATAGTAATCTAGAAGCAGAAGGTCATTTTTTAAATAGTAAACGCTCAGGATTTTGGGCTTACTTTTTTGAAGATAAAACAATAAACAAAGTCGGTAATTTTGAAAACGGAAAAGAAACAGGTTTTTGGAAAGAATACTTTACCAACGGAAACATTATGCGAGAAGGCATTTATAGTAACGGCTTTTTTATTGGCTACTGGAAATTCTATCACTTTAGTGGTAAACTAAAAAAAGAAGGTAACTTTGCAAACGGAAAACCTATAGAATACTGGAAAAATTATTATAATAATGGCAATATAAAATCTGAAGGCCTTTTTATAAATGGACAACAAGATGGTTTTTGGTCTTATTATTTCGATAACGGAAAACAAGAAAAAACTGGTTTTTACAAATCAGGATTAGAAACCAAGTATTGGACATTTTACAAAAACAATGGCACTAAAGAAAAAGAAGGGCATTTTGTAAATGGTAAAAAAGTAGATTGGTGGTTGTTTTACAATAACATGAATAAAGTAAATCGTAAATGTCAATTAAAAAACAATCAAAAAAATGGTTACTGCTTAATGTATAAGAACGAAAAGCTAGTTTCTGCGAGTAAATTTTCCGAAGGAAAAAAAATTAAAACGTGGACAGATTTAGCCGCTTTTAAGAAAGAGAATAAATTAAGTGATCTTAAATAA
- a CDS encoding glycosyltransferase family 2 protein codes for MPKIKVIIPAYNEQDSIANVVRDIPKNVEEIIVVNNNSTDDTVKNATKAGATVLTENNKGYGYACLKGMEYIAKLNEKPDIIVFLDGDYSDYPEELTKLTAPIINDDIDFVIGSRIKRLREGGSMTPQQVFGNWLATFLMKLFFGAKFTDLGPFRAIKYNKLVGLNMLDKTYGWTVEMQLKALKQKLTYIEVPVKYKQRIGVSKVSGTVKGTIFAGFKILGWIFKYSFKK; via the coding sequence ATGCCCAAAATAAAAGTTATTATCCCTGCTTATAACGAGCAAGACTCCATCGCGAATGTTGTTAGAGACATTCCAAAAAATGTCGAAGAAATTATTGTTGTAAACAATAATTCTACAGACGACACAGTTAAAAACGCCACAAAAGCAGGAGCAACTGTACTTACCGAAAACAATAAAGGCTATGGCTACGCTTGTTTAAAAGGCATGGAATACATTGCTAAACTTAACGAAAAACCAGATATTATTGTTTTCCTTGATGGTGATTATAGCGATTATCCCGAAGAATTAACAAAACTCACAGCACCAATAATTAATGATGACATCGATTTTGTAATTGGATCGAGAATTAAACGACTTAGAGAAGGTGGCTCAATGACACCGCAACAAGTTTTTGGTAATTGGCTAGCTACCTTTTTAATGAAACTGTTTTTTGGAGCTAAATTTACAGATTTAGGACCATTTAGAGCCATTAAATACAATAAGTTAGTGGGCTTAAACATGCTAGACAAAACTTACGGTTGGACAGTAGAAATGCAACTTAAAGCCTTAAAACAGAAGCTAACATACATAGAAGTACCAGTAAAATACAAGCAAAGAATAGGCGTTTCTAAAGTCTCAGGAACTGTAAAAGGTACTATATTTGCAGGTTTTAAGATATTAGGATGGATTTTTAAATACAGTTTTAAAAAGTGA
- a CDS encoding cellulose synthase family protein, whose amino-acid sequence MYALAQLNLLFNYLSAQKKKVKTPFLDFNNPDKVPYVTIQLPVFNEEYVMERLLENIALMDYPKGKLEIQVLDDSTDNTVKTTSTQIEALKKQGLDIVHICRTNREGFKAGALKEGLEIAKGEFIAIFDADFLPKKDWLKKTIPHFVDRNIGVVQTRWGHINRNYSTLTKIQAFALDAHFTLEQVGRNSKGHFINFNGTAGVWRKQCIIDAGNWEGDTLTEDLDLSYRAQLKNWKFEYLEDVITPAELPVVISAARSQQFRWNKGGAENFRKMMWRVLKSKNISSKTKLHGLLHLLNSTMFLNVLIVGVLSIPMLYIKNEYAHLKPYFYVMSFFVVSTIIFFVCYWHMYKRSYGGGFKNFIQYIGMFFTFFSIAMGFSLHNSIAVIEGHIGKRSEFVRTPKFNINSIKDSWKGNKYLKKNVSVNVIFEGLLMLYFAFGMYSAFVVGDQGGDFGLFPFHLMLFIGFGFVFFKSLTSKA is encoded by the coding sequence ATGTATGCATTAGCTCAGTTAAATCTGCTATTCAATTATCTCTCTGCTCAGAAAAAGAAAGTAAAAACACCTTTTTTAGATTTTAACAATCCAGACAAAGTGCCTTACGTAACCATACAACTACCAGTTTTTAACGAGGAGTATGTAATGGAGCGTTTACTTGAAAATATTGCGCTTATGGATTACCCAAAAGGCAAATTAGAGATTCAAGTTTTAGACGATTCTACAGATAATACTGTAAAAACCACATCTACACAAATAGAAGCATTAAAAAAACAAGGTTTAGATATTGTTCATATTTGCAGAACTAATCGCGAAGGCTTTAAAGCAGGTGCTTTAAAAGAAGGCTTAGAAATTGCCAAAGGTGAATTTATCGCCATTTTCGATGCCGATTTCCTACCTAAAAAAGATTGGCTAAAAAAGACCATCCCACATTTTGTAGATAGAAATATTGGTGTTGTACAAACACGTTGGGGACACATAAATAGAAACTATTCTACCTTAACAAAAATACAAGCCTTTGCTTTAGATGCTCATTTTACACTAGAGCAAGTAGGCAGAAACTCTAAAGGTCATTTTATTAATTTTAATGGTACTGCTGGTGTTTGGCGTAAGCAATGCATTATAGATGCAGGAAATTGGGAAGGCGATACATTAACCGAAGATTTAGATTTAAGTTACAGAGCACAACTTAAAAACTGGAAATTCGAGTATCTTGAAGATGTTATAACTCCTGCCGAATTACCAGTAGTTATTAGTGCAGCACGTTCTCAACAATTTCGTTGGAATAAAGGTGGTGCAGAAAATTTTAGAAAAATGATGTGGAGAGTCTTAAAAAGCAAAAATATCTCCTCTAAAACAAAACTACACGGTTTACTGCATTTACTTAATAGTACGATGTTTCTAAACGTGCTTATTGTAGGTGTTTTAAGTATTCCAATGCTGTACATTAAAAATGAATATGCACACTTAAAACCATACTTTTATGTTATGAGTTTCTTTGTGGTAAGCACCATTATTTTCTTTGTTTGCTATTGGCACATGTATAAGCGCTCTTATGGTGGAGGTTTTAAAAACTTCATACAATATATTGGTATGTTTTTTACATTTTTCTCTATTGCAATGGGCTTTAGTTTACATAACTCTATAGCAGTAATAGAAGGCCACATAGGAAAAAGAAGCGAATTTGTACGTACACCAAAATTTAATATTAATAGTATTAAAGACAGTTGGAAAGGCAACAAGTATCTAAAAAAGAACGTCTCTGTAAATGTTATTTTCGAAGGCTTATTAATGCTTTATTTCGCATTTGGAATGTACAGTGCTTTTGTAGTTGGCGATCAAGGTGGTGATTTTGGTTTATTCCCTTTTCATCTTATGCTTTTTATTGGTTTTGGTTTTGTGTTTTTTAAATCATTAACCTCTAAAGCTTAA
- a CDS encoding mannosyltransferase, producing the protein MFNSILFKTKKLPLLLVLISAVLYSVFAYNLERTAHLKLIVLYAAVFFIFYKLVQQNKHNFKFLALTAFIFRAIFILAIPNLSQDFYRFIWDGRIILEGLNPYLYTPELFITNNQFPVSQAEELYTGMGTLNGSHYTNYPPINQLCFIIAGVFANKSIVGAAMVLRLLIIAADFGTLYFGKKLLEKLNLPVHNIFWFILNPFIIIELTGNLHFEGVMIFFLVWSLYLLHCNKWKWAAVVFALSITTKLVPLMFLPLFFWWFSKRNTATNQTELLLNNTENKKRIPAFAGMTRLISFYSIIILTTLLLFAPFFSTQFIDNYSKTVGLWFGNFEFNASIYYIAREIGYWFRGYNEIAIIGKALPVITVLYILFLSFFRKKTDTKKLIIAMLFSFTIYLFLSTTVHPWYIATILILSVFTNYKFPLVWSFIVIISYLAYANADNTENLWIIGLEYLVVFSVFIWEVFITKKRLPKGSL; encoded by the coding sequence GTGTTTAATTCAATTCTATTTAAAACAAAAAAACTACCGCTATTATTAGTCTTAATAAGCGCAGTGCTTTATAGTGTTTTTGCTTATAATTTAGAACGCACAGCACATCTTAAACTCATTGTATTATACGCTGCTGTATTCTTTATATTTTATAAACTTGTACAGCAAAACAAACATAATTTTAAGTTTTTAGCACTTACAGCTTTTATATTTAGAGCTATTTTTATACTAGCAATTCCTAATCTTTCTCAAGACTTTTATAGATTTATTTGGGATGGACGCATTATTCTTGAAGGCCTCAACCCTTATCTCTATACACCAGAATTATTTATAACAAATAATCAATTTCCAGTTTCCCAAGCAGAAGAGTTGTATACAGGAATGGGAACATTAAACGGAAGCCATTACACTAACTATCCACCAATAAACCAGTTGTGCTTTATTATAGCTGGTGTTTTTGCAAATAAAAGCATTGTAGGTGCTGCTATGGTTTTAAGACTACTAATTATCGCTGCCGATTTTGGAACACTATACTTTGGAAAAAAACTATTAGAAAAACTTAACCTTCCGGTTCATAATATTTTCTGGTTTATACTTAATCCGTTTATAATAATTGAACTTACAGGAAACTTGCATTTCGAAGGCGTTATGATCTTTTTTCTTGTCTGGAGTTTATACTTACTGCATTGCAATAAATGGAAATGGGCAGCAGTTGTTTTTGCCTTATCAATTACAACTAAGCTAGTTCCGCTTATGTTTTTACCATTGTTTTTTTGGTGGTTTTCGAAACGAAACACAGCAACAAACCAAACAGAATTACTTCTTAATAATACCGAAAACAAAAAACGAATCCCTGCCTTCGCAGGAATGACAAGGCTCATTAGTTTTTACTCCATTATAATACTTACAACACTACTTCTTTTTGCTCCATTTTTCTCAACTCAATTTATAGACAACTATTCCAAAACCGTTGGTTTATGGTTTGGTAATTTCGAGTTTAATGCAAGTATTTATTACATAGCTAGAGAAATTGGCTATTGGTTTAGAGGTTATAACGAGATAGCCATTATAGGCAAAGCACTTCCTGTTATTACAGTTTTATACATTCTGTTTTTATCTTTTTTTAGAAAAAAAACAGACACAAAAAAACTAATTATAGCAATGCTTTTTAGTTTTACTATTTACTTATTTTTAAGTACAACTGTACATCCTTGGTATATTGCAACCATTCTAATTTTAAGCGTGTTTACCAATTACAAGTTTCCTCTAGTATGGAGTTTTATTGTTATTATTAGCTATCTAGCCTATGCTAACGCAGACAACACAGAGAACCTATGGATTATTGGTTTAGAATATTTGGTAGTTTTTAGCGTCTTTATTTGGGAAGTTTTTATAACAAAAAAAAGACTACCAAAAGGCAGTCTTTAA
- a CDS encoding carbon-nitrogen hydrolase family protein has protein sequence MEDHKIENIELKYLTVDDFEELKSATLESYGGVLDSFWKKDHIARLTTIFPKGQVVIKIDGKLAGCALSLVVDYDLIDDEHTYADIIKGDSFKNHDPDGDVLYGIDVFIKPEYRGLRLGRRLYDYRKEICENLNLKGIVFGGRMPNYHKHKEFTPKEYIEKVKRKEIHDPVLNFQISNDFHPVRVLKGYLEGDTASNEYAVLMEWDNIYYTKKSKKASTIKTVVRLGLIQWQMRTYNSLEELMQQVEYFVDSVAAYRSDFALFPEFFNAPLMAKYNHLHEPDAIRELAKYTKVIVEKMQQLSISYNINIITGSMPELIEDKLFNVGYLCRRDGSLERYEKIHVTPDEAKVWGMQRGNKLQTFETDAGKIGILICYDSEFPELSRLLADEGMDILFVPFLTDTQNGYSRVRLCAQARAIENECYVAIAGSVGNLPNVNNMDIQYAQSAVFTPCDFSFPSNGIKAEATTNTEMILVADVDLSLLRELHSFGAVKNLKDRRKDFYNVVRIDNSK, from the coding sequence ATGGAAGATCATAAAATAGAAAATATCGAATTAAAGTACTTAACTGTGGACGATTTTGAGGAATTAAAATCGGCAACACTTGAGTCTTACGGTGGTGTTCTTGATTCTTTTTGGAAGAAAGATCACATCGCGCGTTTAACTACTATTTTTCCAAAAGGTCAAGTGGTTATTAAAATCGACGGAAAATTAGCTGGTTGCGCTTTGTCCCTTGTTGTAGATTATGATTTGATTGATGATGAGCATACTTATGCCGATATAATTAAAGGAGATTCGTTTAAAAATCACGATCCAGATGGAGATGTGCTTTACGGTATTGATGTTTTTATAAAACCAGAATATAGAGGGTTGCGTTTAGGACGACGCTTGTATGATTATAGAAAAGAAATTTGTGAAAACTTAAATTTAAAGGGAATCGTTTTTGGTGGAAGAATGCCAAACTACCACAAACATAAAGAGTTTACACCTAAAGAGTATATAGAAAAAGTAAAACGTAAAGAAATTCATGATCCAGTTTTAAACTTTCAAATTTCTAACGATTTTCATCCTGTACGTGTTTTAAAAGGCTATTTAGAAGGAGATACTGCATCAAATGAATATGCGGTGTTAATGGAGTGGGATAATATCTACTATACTAAAAAAAGTAAAAAAGCAAGTACAATTAAAACTGTTGTTAGATTAGGTTTAATACAATGGCAAATGCGTACTTATAATAGCTTGGAAGAGTTAATGCAGCAAGTAGAGTATTTTGTAGATAGTGTAGCAGCTTATAGATCAGATTTCGCGCTATTTCCAGAATTCTTTAATGCACCGCTTATGGCTAAATACAACCATTTACATGAGCCAGATGCTATTAGAGAATTAGCAAAGTATACTAAAGTAATTGTAGAGAAAATGCAACAATTATCTATCTCTTATAACATTAATATTATAACTGGTAGTATGCCAGAATTAATAGAAGATAAGTTATTTAACGTAGGTTATTTATGTAGAAGAGATGGGAGTTTAGAGCGATACGAAAAAATACACGTTACACCAGACGAAGCTAAGGTTTGGGGAATGCAACGCGGTAATAAATTGCAAACGTTTGAAACCGATGCAGGAAAAATAGGCATACTAATTTGTTATGATTCTGAGTTTCCAGAGCTATCTCGTTTACTTGCAGATGAAGGTATGGATATTCTTTTTGTACCGTTTTTAACAGATACTCAAAATGGTTATTCTCGTGTGCGTTTGTGCGCTCAAGCACGTGCAATAGAAAACGAATGCTACGTTGCAATTGCAGGATCTGTAGGTAACTTGCCAAATGTAAATAACATGGACATCCAATATGCGCAATCTGCCGTATTTACTCCATGCGATTTTTCGTTTCCAAGTAATGGAATTAAAGCCGAAGCAACCACAAACACAGAGATGATTTTAGTTGCAGATGTAGATTTAAGTTTGTTAAGAGAATTACATTCTTTTGGTGCAGTTAAAAACTTAAAGGATAGACGAAAAGATTTTTACAATGTTGTAAGAATTGATAATAGTAAATAG
- a CDS encoding deoxyhypusine synthase family protein, translating into MSTKGPISQFIEKHYLHFNAAALVDAAKGYEAQLESGAKMLVSLAGAMSTAELGKSFAEMIRQDKVQIISCTGANLEEDIMNLVAHSHYKRVPNYRDLTPQDEWDLLEKGLNRVTDTCIPEEEAFRRLQKHIVKIWKDAEAAGERFLPHEYMYKMLLSGVLEEYYEIDLKDSWMYAAAEKNLPIVCPGWEDSTMGNIFASYVLKGELKASTVKSGIEYMTFLADWYTDNSSKGIGFFQIGGGIAGDFPICVVPMLYQDMERPETPFWSYFCQISDSTTSYGSYSGAVPNEKITWGKLDIDTPKFIIESDATIVAPLIFAYLLGE; encoded by the coding sequence ATGAGTACTAAAGGACCAATTTCTCAATTTATAGAAAAACATTATTTACATTTTAATGCAGCAGCTTTGGTTGATGCAGCAAAAGGTTACGAAGCACAATTAGAAAGTGGCGCAAAAATGTTAGTGTCGCTTGCAGGAGCTATGAGTACAGCAGAACTAGGTAAAAGTTTTGCAGAAATGATTAGACAAGATAAAGTGCAAATTATCTCTTGTACAGGTGCAAACCTTGAGGAAGACATAATGAACTTAGTCGCGCATTCACATTACAAACGTGTGCCTAACTATCGCGATTTAACACCTCAAGACGAATGGGATTTGTTGGAGAAAGGACTAAATCGTGTTACAGATACATGTATTCCAGAAGAGGAAGCTTTCCGTAGATTACAAAAACACATTGTAAAAATTTGGAAAGATGCCGAAGCTGCTGGAGAACGTTTTTTACCACACGAGTACATGTACAAAATGTTATTATCTGGTGTTTTAGAGGAGTACTACGAAATAGATTTAAAAGATTCATGGATGTATGCTGCAGCAGAAAAAAACTTGCCTATTGTTTGCCCAGGTTGGGAAGACAGTACAATGGGTAATATTTTTGCAAGCTACGTCCTTAAAGGAGAGCTTAAGGCTAGTACAGTTAAATCTGGTATTGAGTACATGACATTTTTAGCAGATTGGTACACAGATAATTCATCTAAAGGTATTGGCTTCTTCCAAATTGGCGGCGGAATTGCAGGCGATTTCCCTATTTGTGTAGTACCAATGTTATACCAAGATATGGAGCGTCCAGAAACACCGTTTTGGAGTTACTTCTGTCAAATAAGTGACTCTACAACAAGTTACGGTTCGTATTCTGGAGCAGTGCCAAACGAGAAAATCACTTGGGGAAAACTAGATATAGATACTCCAAAGTTTATAATAGAAAGTGATGCTACAATTGTTGCACCTTTAATATTTGCATACCTTTTAGGTGAGTAA